A portion of the Mesobacillus jeotgali genome contains these proteins:
- the radC gene encoding RadC family protein — translation MKNYLPIQNEQLRLLEVDQFQKQPAKRVNIVSLKLVKENSFLYPERNVRSPEDAYKLLKQFLVEVDREYFIVVCLDTKNQPTAINVCHIGSLNASIVHPREVLKPAILSNSASVIVAHNHPSNDPTPSREDIEVTKRLVEAGKIIGIDVLDHLVVCADKFISLKEKGHI, via the coding sequence ATGAAAAATTATTTACCGATACAAAATGAGCAATTAAGGTTATTAGAAGTGGATCAATTTCAAAAGCAACCCGCTAAGAGAGTAAACATTGTTAGTCTAAAATTGGTTAAAGAGAATAGTTTCCTTTATCCAGAAAGAAATGTCAGGTCGCCAGAGGATGCTTATAAACTACTGAAACAATTCTTAGTTGAAGTAGATCGAGAGTATTTTATAGTTGTTTGCTTAGATACAAAGAATCAACCTACTGCAATAAATGTATGTCATATTGGGAGTTTAAATGCCAGCATAGTGCATCCGAGAGAAGTTCTGAAACCAGCTATACTTTCAAATTCTGCTTCCGTAATTGTAGCTCATAATCACCCTAGCAACGATCCAACTCCAAGTCGTGAAGATATTGAGGTGACCAAGAGATTAGTAGAAGCTGGAAAAATCATAGGTATCGATGTACTGGATCATCTTGTTGTGTGCGCAGATAAGTTTATTTCATTAAAAGAAAAAGGTCATATTTGA
- a CDS encoding DUF262 domain-containing protein, which yields MAFQTALTIREVIENIHRKKYILPAIQREFVWDTDQIERLFDSLMQGYPVGSFLFWYVNKEKSKEFQFYEFIREYHERDNRHNPNASISGEEDIIAILDGQQRLTSMYIGLKGSYAYKLPRMRRENPLAYPKQQLYVDLLAPSEEFDTVYDFRFLTEEVADDDNANNLAYWYKVSDILDIRDQYEVNQYLIENGLSSIEKEKALFANQTLFKLYKAINETPSINYYLEKEQKLDKVLNIFIRVNSGGTALSYSDLLLSIATAQWKNKDARKEITEFVDEINQIGDGFNFNKDFVLKSCLVLCDFSDIAFKVDNFDSETMQKIEQNWDNVKKAIRLAVSLVSNFGYNQETLTSNNAIIPIAYYLLKIGLPHNYVQSSSYNSDRQRIHKWLILALLKRVFSGQPDNVLRPLRKIILTNHTEFPLNAIIDEFKGSTKSFSFNDDEISNLLTYQYGQKHTFSVLALLYPTLDFRNKFHLDHIFAKSLFTKKKLSNNGVPDDKQDIFISECNSIVNLQLLEGIPNQQKSNLMFDEWIVKTYPDQNKRTDYMDKHYIPNTGLNLLDFDSFIEKRSDLIFNKLKSILTV from the coding sequence ATGGCGTTTCAAACAGCTCTCACAATTAGAGAAGTTATAGAAAACATTCATCGAAAAAAATATATTCTGCCAGCTATACAACGTGAATTCGTATGGGATACAGACCAAATTGAACGACTATTCGACTCATTGATGCAAGGTTATCCTGTAGGTTCATTTCTCTTTTGGTATGTAAATAAAGAAAAAAGTAAGGAATTTCAATTTTACGAGTTTATAAGAGAATATCATGAAAGAGATAACCGTCATAACCCCAATGCAAGTATTAGTGGTGAAGAGGATATTATAGCTATATTGGACGGTCAGCAACGTTTGACCTCGATGTATATTGGTTTAAAGGGGAGTTACGCATACAAACTTCCAAGAATGCGTAGAGAAAACCCTTTAGCATACCCTAAACAACAACTTTATGTTGATCTATTAGCACCTTCAGAAGAATTTGATACCGTATATGATTTTAGGTTCTTGACAGAAGAAGTAGCTGATGATGATAATGCAAATAATCTTGCTTACTGGTATAAGGTTTCCGATATTTTAGATATTAGGGATCAATATGAAGTGAATCAGTATCTCATAGAAAATGGGCTAAGTTCGATTGAAAAAGAAAAGGCTTTGTTTGCTAACCAGACACTTTTTAAACTTTACAAAGCTATTAATGAAACACCGAGTATAAATTACTATTTGGAAAAAGAACAGAAACTCGATAAAGTTTTAAATATCTTTATTCGTGTAAACAGTGGTGGAACAGCATTAAGCTATTCAGACTTACTACTCTCAATTGCAACTGCTCAATGGAAGAATAAAGATGCCCGAAAAGAAATCACTGAATTTGTAGACGAAATAAATCAGATTGGCGATGGATTTAACTTTAACAAGGATTTTGTATTGAAATCATGTTTAGTGCTTTGTGATTTCAGTGATATTGCATTTAAGGTTGATAATTTTGATTCAGAAACAATGCAGAAGATTGAGCAGAATTGGGATAATGTAAAAAAAGCTATTCGGTTAGCTGTAAGTCTTGTATCCAACTTTGGGTATAATCAAGAAACCTTAACATCTAATAATGCAATAATCCCAATTGCTTATTATTTATTGAAAATAGGATTACCACATAATTACGTTCAATCTTCTTCTTATAATAGTGACAGGCAGCGAATACATAAGTGGCTAATTCTTGCTTTATTGAAAAGAGTGTTTAGCGGACAGCCTGACAATGTTTTGAGACCATTAAGAAAAATTATACTAACTAACCATACTGAATTCCCGCTTAATGCTATTATTGATGAGTTTAAAGGTAGTACTAAATCTTTTTCGTTTAATGATGATGAGATTAGCAACTTGCTTACATATCAATATGGTCAGAAGCATACGTTCTCTGTGTTAGCATTACTTTATCCCACTTTAGATTTTAGAAACAAATTTCATCTTGATCACATATTTGCGAAAAGTTTATTTACAAAGAAAAAATTATCTAATAATGGTGTACCAGATGATAAACAAGATATTTTCATTAGTGAATGTAATTCAATAGTCAATCTACAACTTCTTGAAGGTATTCCAAATCAACAAAAGTCAAATTTGATGTTTGATGAATGGATAGTAAAAACGTACCCAGATCAAAATAAGAGAACAGATTATATGGATAAACACTATATACCAAACACAGGTTTAAATCTTTTAGACTTTGATAGTTTTATTGAAAAGCGTAGTGATTTAATCTTTAACAAGTTGAAATCCATTTTAACTGTTTAA
- a CDS encoding GNAT family N-acetyltransferase, producing the protein MYEEEIFEAYKEGSEFYLAEFNEEEAAIMVIQHMEWNNTLLIHDLYVLNRFKKNGIGGSLIEVAKKRAIELVVRAIYLETQTSNYPAIQFYLKNVFELIGFNSISYSNEDVKNKEAQVEMGYTLKILT; encoded by the coding sequence ATATACGAAGAAGAAATTTTCGAAGCGTATAAGGAAGGTTCGGAATTTTATTTGGCGGAGTTTAATGAAGAAGAAGCCGCTATTATGGTAATACAACATATGGAGTGGAATAATACATTATTAATTCATGATCTATATGTACTTAATCGATTTAAGAAAAATGGGATTGGTGGAAGCTTAATTGAAGTTGCTAAGAAAAGAGCAATTGAGTTAGTCGTCAGAGCGATTTACTTAGAAACACAAACATCGAATTATCCAGCCATCCAGTTTTATTTAAAAAATGTTTTTGAATTAATTGGGTTTAATTCTATCTCTTATTCAAATGAAGATGTTAAAAATAAAGAAGCACAGGTAGAAATGGGCTATACATTAAAAATCCTCACTTAG
- a CDS encoding TetR/AcrR family transcriptional regulator codes for MSDEQSTSSKQRNRTKEHLKQALVHLIKEKGYHSLSVKDIVNYASYNRSTFYIHYQDKIELAEDVLDSMLQGLEDSVGKPYVPGQKVYTTNLHAPSFNLVSYIYKHRNFFELIKYNDTLPGLHTRFPQSILNIYRDQFIFKTINNIPVNMDYFKRYTAYGFYGLILNWITMNFKESQEEFIKEVIDLAKTHIYSFEYRGK; via the coding sequence ATGAGTGATGAACAAAGCACGTCTTCTAAACAACGAAATCGGACAAAAGAACATTTAAAACAAGCATTAGTTCACCTCATAAAGGAGAAAGGATATCATTCTCTTTCTGTAAAAGATATTGTAAATTATGCATCTTATAATCGCAGTACCTTTTATATCCATTACCAAGATAAAATCGAATTAGCTGAAGATGTTCTCGATTCTATGCTTCAAGGATTAGAGGATTCAGTAGGAAAACCATATGTACCTGGACAAAAAGTATATACAACAAATCTGCACGCCCCATCCTTTAATCTCGTTTCCTACATATATAAGCACCGAAATTTTTTTGAACTCATTAAATACAATGATACTTTACCAGGATTACATACGAGATTTCCGCAATCTATCTTAAACATCTATAGGGATCAATTTATTTTCAAAACAATAAACAACATCCCAGTAAATATGGATTATTTTAAACGCTATACAGCCTACGGCTTTTACGGCCTCATTCTGAATTGGATTACAATGAATTTTAAAGAATCTCAAGAGGAGTTTATCAAAGAAGTAATTGATTTAGCGAAAACACATATATACTCGTTTGAATATAGAGGAAAATAA
- a CDS encoding SDR family NAD(P)-dependent oxidoreductase, producing the protein MGKLQNKVAVITGGASGIGAATARLFVSEGAKVVLVDLNEEKGKAFEEELKALNAEALFVKANITSEEEVINVFKQAVETFGRVDVVFNNAGIGRVHPSHDLEYSEWRNTVNVDLDGVFLVAREAIREMLKTGGGTIVNTASMYGLVGSPGSAAYNAAKGGVINLTRSLALEYAEQKIRINALCPGFIDTPIIPEESKQALSAITPMKRLGKAEEMAKAVLFMASDDSSFMTGNSLIIDGGYTAQ; encoded by the coding sequence ATGGGGAAATTACAAAACAAAGTAGCTGTGATTACTGGTGGAGCATCTGGTATCGGTGCTGCGACAGCACGTTTATTCGTTTCAGAAGGGGCTAAAGTTGTTCTCGTTGATTTAAATGAAGAAAAAGGAAAAGCTTTTGAAGAGGAATTGAAAGCGCTTAACGCTGAAGCTCTATTTGTTAAAGCGAATATTACTAGTGAAGAAGAGGTAATCAATGTCTTTAAACAAGCAGTAGAAACTTTCGGCAGAGTAGATGTTGTATTCAACAATGCTGGTATCGGGCGCGTTCATCCCTCACATGATTTAGAGTACTCTGAATGGCGTAACACAGTAAATGTTGACTTAGATGGGGTATTTCTAGTAGCTCGCGAAGCTATCCGTGAGATGTTAAAAACAGGTGGAGGTACTATTGTTAATACTGCATCTATGTACGGTTTGGTTGGTTCACCTGGATCAGCAGCCTATAATGCAGCAAAGGGCGGTGTGATTAACTTAACACGTTCACTTGCACTAGAATACGCAGAGCAAAAGATTCGTATTAATGCATTATGCCCTGGGTTCATTGATACACCAATTATTCCAGAAGAAAGTAAACAAGCATTATCTGCAATTACTCCGATGAAACGTCTTGGTAAAGCAGAAGAGATGGCAAAGGCAGTACTTTTCATGGCCAGCGATGATTCTTCTTTCATGACTGGAAACAGCCTAATTATTGACGGCGGTTATACAGCACAATAA
- a CDS encoding SDR family NAD(P)-dependent oxidoreductase, with amino-acid sequence MGKFDGKVVVITGAAGGIGKATAKKLAEQGAKLALVDLNLEAVEQVVSEIGLDDSRAIALQANVAKEEDVKAYVEATIEKFGRIDGFFNNAGIEGITANVEDYPTDTFDLVLNVNVKGAFLGLKYIVPVMKKQGAGSIVNTASGAGLIRSPGFVGYNSSKHAVIGMTKVVALEAAPFGVRVNVVAPGVINTRMMRQIEKNTVPEDAEGARKAFGSAVPMGRYGEAEEVANVAIFLLSDDASYVSQSIYTVDGGQINQ; translated from the coding sequence ATGGGCAAATTTGATGGAAAAGTAGTAGTAATTACAGGTGCAGCCGGCGGTATTGGAAAAGCAACTGCAAAGAAATTAGCTGAGCAAGGAGCGAAACTTGCATTAGTGGATTTAAATTTAGAGGCAGTCGAACAAGTGGTATCAGAAATAGGTCTTGATGATTCAAGAGCGATTGCTCTTCAGGCAAACGTCGCAAAAGAAGAGGATGTCAAGGCGTATGTTGAGGCAACGATTGAAAAGTTTGGCAGAATTGACGGCTTCTTCAACAACGCAGGGATAGAAGGAATTACCGCAAACGTAGAAGATTATCCAACTGACACATTTGATTTAGTTTTGAATGTGAATGTTAAGGGTGCATTCCTTGGGCTAAAATACATTGTTCCTGTAATGAAAAAGCAAGGGGCTGGCAGTATTGTAAATACTGCATCTGGTGCCGGTTTAATTAGATCACCGGGGTTTGTTGGCTACAATAGTTCCAAACATGCAGTAATTGGCATGACCAAAGTAGTTGCATTAGAAGCAGCTCCATTTGGTGTTAGAGTGAACGTAGTGGCGCCTGGAGTAATCAATACACGTATGATGCGTCAAATTGAAAAAAATACGGTTCCTGAGGATGCTGAAGGAGCTAGAAAAGCATTTGGGTCTGCAGTACCAATGGGAAGATACGGAGAAGCAGAAGAAGTGGCAAATGTAGCAATTTTCTTGTTATCAGATGACGCTTCATATGTTTCACAATCTATCTATACAGTTGATGGCGGCCAAATCAACCAGTAA
- a CDS encoding MBL fold metallo-hydrolase yields the protein MHSINKIGRSFWYITPVSVTDRPILGMVVGLNKTLMIDAGNSEEHANYFLSELLKRGVPNPDLVVLTHWHWDHIFGLSAFSNIVSIASKKTKQEMEKLIPLSWSDEALDARVKEGSEIEFCANAIKEEYTEHRDISIVLPDLTFEKRVEIDLGGVTCFLQHVGGDHAADSVIVYIKEEKILFLGDCIYPDIFSRKQNYTIKETLRLLDELEAFDADTYILSHQKAISKEEFNKEAAMLRSIAKYTDICSGDKQKIMEKYEKSVKRELTEDERETIADFVNGY from the coding sequence ATGCATTCCATTAACAAAATCGGCAGGAGTTTTTGGTATATCACTCCAGTATCGGTGACTGACCGGCCAATACTAGGAATGGTAGTAGGCTTAAATAAGACATTAATGATTGATGCAGGCAACTCGGAAGAACATGCCAATTATTTTCTGTCAGAGCTTTTAAAAAGGGGAGTTCCTAATCCTGATCTGGTTGTTCTTACTCATTGGCATTGGGATCATATTTTTGGGCTTTCCGCATTCTCTAATATAGTTTCTATAGCTTCCAAAAAAACGAAACAAGAAATGGAGAAGCTAATCCCGCTTTCGTGGTCAGATGAAGCATTAGATGCACGAGTGAAAGAGGGATCGGAAATTGAATTTTGTGCGAATGCAATCAAGGAGGAATATACCGAACACCGAGATATCTCAATAGTATTGCCGGATTTAACTTTTGAAAAACGAGTGGAAATTGACCTTGGTGGGGTAACTTGCTTCTTACAACACGTAGGTGGGGATCACGCTGCAGATTCAGTAATCGTTTATATTAAAGAAGAAAAAATTCTCTTTCTAGGTGACTGTATTTATCCAGATATTTTTTCCAGAAAACAAAACTACACAATCAAGGAAACGCTGCGGTTATTAGATGAATTAGAAGCATTTGACGCAGATACATACATACTTTCACATCAAAAGGCAATTTCAAAAGAAGAATTCAATAAGGAAGCTGCTATGCTTAGATCTATTGCAAAATATACAGATATTTGCAGCGGAGATAAACAAAAAATAATGGAGAAGTACGAAAAGTCCGTAAAAAGGGAACTTACAGAAGACGAAAGAGAAACAATCGCCGACTTTGTAAATGGTTATTAA
- a CDS encoding prolyl hydroxylase family protein gives MQEPSFIYHEKAPFIACYENVANQKECKELIDLAKGKLQPSAVVGDSNKKLSSSRKSEQAWIHHNINENVLQISERIASIVGKPLNHAEKLQVVGYQPGGKFNAHFDTFQSSSQLGREYLLKGGQRIYTAILYLNSVKAGGETFFPALSLEISPIQGNLLVFENFSRVTDQVYLIAKHGSRPLIEGEKWIATLWFREKPQY, from the coding sequence ATGCAGGAGCCTAGTTTTATATACCACGAAAAAGCCCCCTTTATAGCCTGTTATGAAAATGTAGCAAACCAGAAGGAATGTAAAGAGCTCATAGACTTAGCTAAAGGAAAACTTCAACCGTCAGCTGTTGTTGGAGATTCAAATAAAAAATTATCCAGCTCACGGAAGTCAGAACAAGCTTGGATACACCATAATATTAACGAAAATGTTCTACAAATATCTGAGCGGATTGCTTCCATTGTTGGGAAGCCGCTTAACCATGCTGAGAAGCTGCAAGTTGTAGGATATCAACCTGGTGGTAAGTTTAATGCACATTTTGATACTTTTCAATCTTCTAGCCAACTAGGGAGAGAGTACTTACTTAAGGGAGGACAACGAATCTATACAGCCATTCTCTATTTAAATAGTGTGAAGGCTGGAGGCGAGACTTTCTTTCCTGCCCTTTCTCTCGAGATTTCCCCAATCCAGGGAAACTTATTGGTTTTTGAAAACTTCAGTAGAGTAACTGATCAAGTATATTTAATTGCCAAGCATGGATCCCGCCCATTAATAGAGGGAGAAAAGTGGATTGCGACCTTATGGTTTCGAGAAAAACCACAATATTGA
- a CDS encoding PxKF domain-containing protein, translating to MKKISFRNVLSKKALSAVTALAISGLVPAGFALAGELVVTSEFVASSANVYVEQGETQSFNLIVSSNGSVTDADVSLPTLFTLDANGTFSSSNTDTVKLTADVRSKSVPATIQVDPKLGPGTYTFKFNKDNFSYTNNNQQGAKLGDDYSDTITFVVTKKQVQDTTAPVVTATPDKVANTHSWYNENVTVNFSAVDEEGGSGVNESTISSPRTFEVDGVHEGITGTAYDKAGNLGTSAPITIKLDKTAPTITGKATTEPNENGWYNRDVIVKFEADDYLSGVEKYTQPVTLSTEGENQSATGTATDFAGNSSSISVNGIKIDKTEPEISLPAKGTFKLNEKVSWSASDSLSGVENTSGTIDTSKPGTHIVELTATDNAGNIETQEFTYTVEYNFGGVLQPINSNGSSIFKAGSTVPVKFQLTDFSGAYVSSANASISIAKVNESVQGTVTESIVTSTANTGNEFRYDPAANQYIYNLSTKGLSTGTYLITVKLDDKTAYTVKMSLK from the coding sequence ATGAAAAAAATTAGTTTTAGAAATGTACTAAGTAAGAAAGCCCTGAGCGCAGTTACTGCATTGGCTATCTCAGGCCTTGTGCCAGCAGGTTTTGCCTTAGCAGGGGAGCTTGTCGTTACATCTGAATTCGTTGCCTCATCGGCAAATGTATATGTTGAACAAGGAGAAACTCAATCTTTCAACCTTATTGTCAGTTCAAATGGCAGTGTGACTGATGCTGACGTTAGTTTACCTACATTGTTTACATTAGATGCAAACGGAACTTTTTCTTCTAGCAATACCGATACAGTAAAACTAACTGCCGATGTACGTTCTAAAAGTGTTCCAGCAACCATTCAAGTTGATCCTAAATTAGGACCAGGAACATATACATTTAAATTTAATAAGGATAATTTCTCCTACACTAATAACAATCAACAAGGAGCAAAGCTAGGAGATGATTATTCTGACACCATTACTTTTGTCGTTACCAAGAAACAGGTACAAGATACAACAGCTCCAGTGGTCACTGCTACCCCTGATAAAGTTGCAAACACTCATAGCTGGTATAACGAAAATGTTACAGTTAACTTCTCTGCTGTGGATGAAGAAGGGGGATCTGGGGTTAATGAAAGTACAATAAGTTCCCCTAGAACATTTGAAGTTGATGGAGTTCATGAAGGTATTACCGGAACAGCATATGATAAAGCTGGGAATTTAGGTACTTCCGCTCCCATTACAATTAAACTCGATAAGACTGCTCCTACAATTACAGGAAAGGCAACTACAGAACCAAATGAAAATGGTTGGTATAATAGGGATGTAATTGTAAAATTTGAGGCAGATGATTATTTATCAGGTGTAGAAAAATATACACAGCCAGTTACACTTAGCACAGAAGGAGAAAACCAATCTGCAACAGGCACTGCAACTGATTTTGCCGGGAATTCTTCCTCTATTTCAGTAAATGGTATTAAAATTGATAAAACTGAGCCGGAAATTAGTTTACCTGCAAAAGGCACTTTCAAACTGAATGAAAAGGTAAGTTGGTCAGCATCTGATTCGTTATCAGGAGTTGAAAATACTAGTGGTACCATTGATACATCAAAACCTGGTACTCATATTGTAGAATTAACGGCAACAGATAATGCTGGAAATATCGAAACACAAGAATTTACCTATACCGTGGAATACAATTTCGGTGGTGTTTTACAACCAATAAACAGCAATGGATCCAGCATCTTTAAAGCTGGCAGCACCGTGCCTGTGAAGTTCCAATTAACAGATTTCAGTGGAGCTTATGTATCAAGTGCTAATGCCTCTATTTCTATCGCAAAAGTTAACGAATCTGTACAAGGTACGGTCACTGAGTCCATTGTGACTAGCACAGCTAATACAGGAAATGAATTCAGGTATGATCCTGCAGCAAATCAATATATCTATAACCTAAGTACTAAGGGGTTATCAACTGGTACTTATTTGATTACAGTCAAACTTGATGACAAAACAGCTTATACAGTTAAAATGAGCCTAAAATAA
- a CDS encoding malate:quinone oxidoreductase — MVLTEAETVCSLAIQRSTYSNIRTRKGIMSNVQKATDVILIGAGVMSATLGSLLKELAPEWEIKVFEQLASPGEESSNEWNNAGTGHAALCELNYTPEKPDGTIDIKKAINVNEQFQVSRQFWSHLVKSNLIRNPQDFIRPLPHMSLVEGEKDVSFLKKRFKALSVIPMFEGMEYTEDPQKLKEWIPLVMEGRTSTEPIAATKIDSGTDVNFGALTRMLFEHLENKNVEINYRNSVKDIKRDSDGSWDVKVKNLDSGKVEHHKAKFIFIGGGGGSLPLLQKTGIPESKQIGGFPVSGLFMVCNNPEVVEQHHAKVYGKAKVGAPPMSVPHLDTRFIDNKKSLLFGPFAGFTPKFLKTGSNLDLIGSVKPSNVITMLAAGMKEMALTKYLIEQVMLSHEKRMEELREFIPNAKSEDWSIVVAGQRVQVIKDTESGKGTLQFGTEVVSASDGSVAALLGASPGASTAVNVMLEVLEKCFPEKMFEWKDKIKEMVPSYGVSLVDNPELFHEIHESTAKTLGLSGKERVYS; from the coding sequence ATGGTTTTAACAGAGGCGGAAACGGTGTGCTCCCTTGCAATCCAGCGGAGCACTTACTCAAATATACGGACAAGGAAGGGTATAATGAGCAACGTACAGAAAGCAACAGACGTTATCTTAATAGGTGCTGGAGTCATGAGTGCGACGTTGGGATCATTGCTGAAAGAGTTAGCGCCAGAATGGGAAATCAAAGTATTTGAACAACTAGCTTCACCAGGTGAAGAGAGCTCCAATGAATGGAACAATGCAGGAACCGGCCACGCTGCTCTTTGTGAGCTGAACTATACACCTGAAAAACCGGACGGAACAATTGATATTAAAAAGGCCATTAACGTCAATGAACAGTTTCAGGTTTCAAGACAATTTTGGTCACATCTAGTAAAAAGCAATTTAATCCGTAATCCTCAGGACTTTATCAGGCCTCTGCCACATATGAGTTTAGTAGAAGGGGAAAAAGATGTAAGCTTTTTGAAAAAACGATTTAAAGCGCTTTCAGTTATCCCTATGTTTGAAGGGATGGAATATACCGAAGATCCTCAGAAACTGAAGGAGTGGATTCCTTTAGTCATGGAAGGCCGCACATCAACTGAACCGATTGCTGCCACAAAAATAGACTCGGGAACAGATGTTAACTTTGGAGCTTTAACCAGGATGTTGTTTGAGCATCTTGAAAACAAAAATGTTGAGATTAACTATAGGAATAGTGTAAAAGATATCAAACGTGATAGCGATGGTTCATGGGATGTCAAGGTTAAAAATCTTGATAGCGGTAAAGTCGAACACCATAAGGCTAAATTCATCTTTATCGGTGGTGGTGGCGGAAGCTTGCCATTGCTGCAAAAAACCGGCATTCCAGAATCCAAGCAGATTGGCGGGTTCCCAGTAAGCGGCTTGTTTATGGTCTGCAACAATCCCGAAGTAGTGGAGCAGCATCATGCAAAAGTCTATGGAAAAGCCAAGGTGGGCGCTCCTCCTATGTCTGTGCCCCATCTGGATACAAGATTCATCGATAACAAAAAGTCATTGTTATTTGGACCATTTGCAGGCTTTACACCTAAGTTCTTGAAGACAGGGTCTAATCTGGATTTGATTGGTTCTGTAAAACCTAGCAATGTCATTACGATGCTGGCTGCGGGCATGAAGGAAATGGCCTTGACGAAGTATCTGATCGAACAAGTAATGCTTTCCCATGAAAAACGCATGGAAGAATTGCGTGAATTCATTCCAAATGCGAAAAGTGAAGATTGGAGTATCGTAGTGGCTGGGCAACGTGTACAAGTCATTAAAGACACGGAATCCGGCAAAGGCACACTCCAATTTGGCACCGAAGTAGTAAGCGCTTCAGATGGGTCAGTAGCAGCATTGCTCGGCGCATCTCCAGGTGCATCCACTGCCGTAAATGTCATGCTTGAAGTTTTGGAAAAATGCTTTCCAGAGAAAATGTTTGAATGGAAAGATAAAATCAAAGAAATGGTTCCTTCCTATGGCGTCTCTCTAGTGGATAACCCGGAACTTTTCCATGAAATCCATGAGTCCACAGCGAAGACATTAGGATTGAGCGGAAAAGAGAGAGTTTATAGCTGA